In Carassius auratus strain Wakin chromosome 36, ASM336829v1, whole genome shotgun sequence, the following are encoded in one genomic region:
- the LOC113055237 gene encoding ras association domain-containing protein 5-like isoform X3 — protein MTGSNSMSSGYCSQDEESDDFNFFTAKTSFFRQPQANQVAKHVTREEEEEKPTSLTAEEIKVKIDDYNSKVTENGMKLSSNGKYTGFIKVHLKLRRPVTVSSDGKSPGPGSSSDGSVKRASFYLPYDTVKQLHISSTTTVREVIQGLLKKFMVQDNPDKFALYRLTRRDSQDLFQKLPLSECPLCLRLLAGPDLENLSFVLKENQTGDVEWHEFSVPELQNFLIFLEKEEKERMRQVEQRYAAYREKLLQALGQVKSKPG, from the exons ATGACTGGTAGCAATAGCATGAGCAGTGGCTACTGCAGCCAGGATGAGGAGAGCGATGATTTCAACTTCTTCACCGCCAAGACCTCCTTCTTCCGACAGCCACAAGCAAATCAAGTAGCCAAG CATGTGacaagagaggaagaggaagagaagcCAACATCCCTCACAGCAGAAGAGATTAAAGTGAAAATAGATGACTACAACTCCAAAGTGACGGAGAATGGAATGAAATTA AGCTCAAATGGCAAATACACTGGTTTCATAAAGGTTCACTTGAAGTTGCGCCGTCCTGTGACTGTGTCTTCGGATGGGAAGTCACCAGGGCCAGGTTCCTCTTCTGATGGTTCAGTAAAACGTGCATCTTTCTACCTGCCCTACGATACCGTTAAACAGCTACACATCAGCAGTACCACTACGGTCAGGGAGGTCATCCAGGGCCTGCTGAAGAAGTTCATGGTACAGGATAACCCAGACAAGTTTGCCCTCTACCGCCTGACCCGTCGAGACAGCCAGG ATCTTTTCCAGAAGTTGCCATTATCAGAATGTCCTCTCTGTTTGAGGCTGTTAGCGGGTCCTGATCTAGAGAACTTGTCCTTTGTACTCAAAGAAAATCAGACTGGCGATGTTGAG TGGCATGAATTCTCAGTCCCTGAGCTGCAGAACTTCCTGATCTTCCtggagaaggaggagaaggagCGTATGCGGCAGGTGGAGCAGCGTTATGCTGCCTACAGGGAGAAGTTGCTACAGGCTCTAGGTCAGGTCAAGAGCAAACCGGGCTAA
- the LOC113055238 gene encoding dual specificity tyrosine-phosphorylation-regulated kinase 2-like: MMILSRKPDGPITAARLGYDSYMRPDHIVNQDTDVNGQSPSGLPPLPKHSGVNKPAMKDHLAVRRGQKVKYFYEDTYNRKLNGVSQHNGTSQVPAKPQPAISKDRSVDSNSSLKSSESSTKVSKLGSPMTPEQAIRQYRQQLTTLEQQEIHNYPEIYFLGPNAKKRQAVAGGTNNSGYDDDQGGYIHVPQDHLAYRYEFLKVIGKGSFGQVAKVYDHKLQQHLALKMVRNEKRFHRQAAEEIRILEHLKKQDKTGSMNVVHMLENFTFRNHICMTFELLSMNLYELIKRNKFQGFSLPLVRKFAHSILQCLESLHRHKIIHCDLKPENILLKQQGRSGIKVIDFGSSCFDHQRVYTYIQSRFYRAPEVILGSRYGMPIDMWSFGCILAELLTGYPLFPGEDEGDQLACMMELVGIPSQKLLEQAKRAKNFINSKGHPRYCTVSTLSNGTVILNGSRSRRGKLRGPPGSKEWAAALKGCDDAMFIDFLKKCLDWDPSTRMTPVQALRHPWLYKRLPKPAPGGEKSVVPKRITEHSTSFPNVSSKVPYVMGSTNNKLRTTIMLPKLVS, translated from the exons ATGATGATACTAAGCAGAAAACCAGATGGCCCCATAACTGCAG CTCGCCTTGGGTATGACTCCTACATGCGCCCTGATCACATTGTGAACCAGGACACTGATGTGAATGGGCAGAGTCCCTCTGGACTGCCTCCTCTCCCAAAACATTCC GGTGTCAACAAGCCTGCTATGAAGGATCACCTAGCAGTCCGGAGAGGACAGAAAGTGAAGTATTTTTACGAGGACACCTACAACCGCAAACTCAATGGTGTGAGCCAGCACAATGGCACAAGCCAAGTACCTGCGAAGCCACAACCTGCAATCTCTAAAGACAGAAGCGTGGACAGCAACAGCTCTCTTAAGTCATCTGAGAGCTCAACAAAAGTCTCAAAGCTTGGCAGCCCAATGACCCCAGAACAAGCTATCAGGCAATACCGGCAACAATTGACTACCTTGGAGCAGCAGGAGATCCACAACTATCCTGAGATCTATTTCCTGGGACCAAATGCCAAGAAGAGGCAGGCAGTAGCTGGGGGCACCAACAATAGTGGATATGACGATGACCAGGGAGGATACATCCACGTACCTCAGGACCACCTTGCCTATCGCTACGAGTTCCTCAAGGTGATTGGCAAAGGTAGTTTTGGACAGGTGgcaaaagtttacgaccacaagTTACAGCAGCACCTCGCCTTGAAGATGGTGCGCAACGAGAAACGCTTCCACCGGCAAGCTGCTGAGGAGATACGTATTCTGGAGCACCTGAAGAAGCAAGACAAGACAGGCAGCATGAACGTTGTCCACATGTTGGAGAATTTCACCTTTCGCAATCACATATGTATGACTTTCGAGCTGCTTAGCATGAACCTGTATGAGCTCATCAAACGCAACAAGTTTCAGGGTTTCAGTCTCCCACTGGTACGCAAGTTTGCACACTCTATTCTCCAATGCCTGGAATCACTCCATCGCCATAAGATCATCCACTGTGACCTGAAACCAGAGAATATCTTACTGAAGCAGCAAGGCAGGAGTGGGATCAAGGTCATTGACTTTGGCTCCAGCTGTTTCGATCACCAGCGTGTATACACATACATCCAATCCCGCTTCTACCGTGCACCCGAAGTCATCTTGGGATCGCGATATGGTATGCCTATAGACATGTGGAGCTTTGGTTGCATTCTGGCAGAGCTGCTTACTGGATACCCTCTGTTTCCTGGTGAAGATGAAGGTGACCAGCTGGCCTGCATGATGGAGCTAGTGGGTATACCATCTCAGAAATTGCTGGAACAAGCCAAGCGTGCCAAGAACTTTATCAACTCCAAAGGCCACCCACGCTACTGCACGGTCAGCACACTTAGTAATGGCACTGTCATCCTCAATGGAAGCCGTTCCCGCCGAGGAAAATTGCGAGGTCCCCCAGGAAGCAAGGAGTGGGCGGCCGCCCTCAAAGGCTGTGATGATGCCATGTTCATTGACTTTCTGAAGAAGTGTCTGGATTGGGACCCTAGTACTCGAATGACACCAGTTCAGGCCTTAAGACACCCCTGGCTCTACAAGAGACTGCCTAAGCCTGCACCTGGTGGCGAGAAGTCCGTGGTGCCCAAACGGATCACAGAGCACAGCACCTCTTTCCCTAATGTCAGCTCCAAGGTACCCTATGTCATGGGCTCAACCAACAACAAACTCCGGACCACGATAATGCTGCCGAAGCTTGTTTCATAG